TCTTGAAGTCGTGGTAATTCTGCGTGGTCCAGACGAGGTCGACCTTCTCGGGCGCCACGACCTGGCCGGCCAGGGTAAGCTGCACGCTGACGTTGCCGTGGCTCTGCGCCCATGCCGTGACCGCAGGCGTGGCGCGGGTGGCATTGGTATAGACATAGCCGCGCTCGCCCACGGCCAGGCTCAGCAGCCGCGTGAAATAACCGCCGCCCGCCGCCAGCTCGACGATCTTCCAGCCCGGGCGCACGCCGGCGAAGGCGAGCATCTCGGCCGGCTTGCGGTCGGCGTCACGCGCCTTGTCGGCCTCGGGCCGGTCTGTGCTGGCGACCGCGGCCGCGATCACGCGCGATGCTTGCGGTGCGGCCGCGATCAGCGGCGCCCCTGCAAGCAACAGGATGGCGGCGCTCGCGCCCATCAGCTTACGATTCATGCATGGCTCCCCATTCAGACTGGCCCTGTACTCCGGGAGGCAGGCTAGCAAATCGATCGCCCGCCTCAAACCGCACAATTGCGTAGACAGGGTGGACAGGCCGTGACCGAAGTGCCATCGGCGCCGCTTGCTAAACCCCAAGGAACCGTTTTTGGCCGACAGCCTGATCCTTGAAGTCGCCGATTTCGAAGTGGACGTGCTCACCGGGATCTATTCCGAGGAGACCGGCAAGCCGCAGCCGCTGCGCATCACGATCCAGGCGGCGATGAAGCCGATCGAGCGCTACGCGCCCGATACGCCGCTTTCGGCCAGCAAGAATTACATGGACCTGAAGTTCGCCGCATCCGAGGCGCTGCCCGTGGGGCTTCATTTCAAGCTGATCGAGGCCGTCGCCGATCACATCTGCGAGACGCTGTTCCTTCAGGACGCGCGGATCGAGGCGGT
The window above is part of the Novosphingobium sp. G106 genome. Proteins encoded here:
- a CDS encoding dihydroneopterin aldolase, producing the protein MADSLILEVADFEVDVLTGIYSEETGKPQPLRITIQAAMKPIERYAPDTPLSASKNYMDLKFAASEALPVGLHFKLIEAVADHICETLFLQDARIEAVTVKIVKLAISEAGEKIGITLTRNRR
- a CDS encoding class I SAM-dependent methyltransferase; this encodes MNRKLMGASAAILLLAGAPLIAAAPQASRVIAAAVASTDRPEADKARDADRKPAEMLAFAGVRPGWKIVELAAGGGYFTRLLSLAVGERGYVYTNATRATPAVTAWAQSHGNVSVQLTLAGQVVAPEKVDLVWTTQNYHDFKNVKVGDGDAATATNAAAFAALKPGGIYLIGDHQAAPGAGATVTSTLHRIEDAAVIKEVEAAGFKLEARSTILAHPADDHTQKVFETGVRGKTDQFVLKFRKPRTAR